The segment TCGGGTGCGTCGTTCATCGCACAGTCGTTCAGCTCCGACGCGCTTCGTCACCAGGAGATTATTCAGGAGGCCATCGAGCACGACGGGTTCGGCTTCGTCAACGTCTTCAGTCCGTGCGTGACGTTCAACGATGTCGACACCTACGACTACTTCCGCGACAGCCTCGCAGACCTCGAGGAAGAAGGTCACGATCCGACGGACTACGAGGCCGCAAAGGAGGTCATCCTCGACGGTGAAAAGGAGTATCAGGGAGTCATGTATCAGGACGAAAACTCCGTTCCGTACCACGAACAACACGGCGTCACCGAGGACATGTCCGACATTCCGGACGGCGCACCCGAGGACGCGATGGACCTCGTTCGCGAGTTCTACTGAAACCCCTCGATCTGGCGACTGTTTTTCGTTCGACTACCTCTCGAGTCACCACCGTCATACGAGACCGAATACCTGTGGTCGAGCGGCATTCGGTGACGGACGCCGAATCAGACCGGGTGCTCGGCGGACTCCATCAGTAGCTCGACGTTTGCTGACTCCTCGGCGAGCAGTTCCGGGTGGGTACCAAGCAAGACGATCGAGTCGTCATTGTGGCGGAACGACGTCAGTGCGAGTTCGACCGCGATCGTTTCTCCGCCCTCCCGAGTCTCCCCGGTGAACCGATCTACGTCACGACCTTCGCCCAGGGTTTCGAGCGAAAACGAGTCCTTGTGCTGGATGTCGTCGACGTCGACGTTCGCCTGACCGACGAACTCCTCGAGCAACTCCTCGTTGCTCATATCCTCGAGCGGGTTGAACGATCGTCCCATCACCTCCATTCCGGGAACTGAGACGGCCACGAAGGAGTTCGCATCGTGTTCGATGCCCTCGATCGTACGCGTTTTCGTGTACGTCGAAAGCCACAGCGTCGCCCGGACCTCACGCTCGAGGCCGCCGACTTCGACCGTTTCCTCGATCGTTTCCTCGTCGACCTCGGCTTCGTTGTATCCCGTCTCCGAAAGCGCAGACTCACTGGGAGCGACGCGTCCGGCCTCGAACTCGAGGGGGCCGTCTCCGAGAACGAAATCCAGACAGCCGGCCGTTACCGCGAGCGTTCCAGTCGCTCCAGCGGCAAGTATCGATCGTCGAGCGAATGGCATTACCGAAGACTGGTAAACCAGGTTGTTATTCGTTTCGGCCAGGTGATCACGCACGGACAGATCTCGACGGTCGCTGATCGTCGTCTCGGTTCCGCCGATGCTCGGAGAACCGTCGTCGGGTGACACATCAAGAGTTATCGGGTTCGGTCGCGCCCGTTCAGGCATGACGGAGTTTTCCCACCGCGTCGAGCAGGTTTCGATCAGCGGCATTCGTAAAGTGTTCGAAGCCGCCGGCGAGGACGCGATCAACCTCGGGATCGGACAACCGGATTTCCCGACGCCCGAACACGCTTGCCAGGGAGCGATCGACGCGATCGAGAACGGTCGAACTGACGCCTACACGTCAAATAAAGGAACGCACAGCCTTCGGGAGGCGATTGCGACCAAGTACGACCGCGAGTATGGACTCGAGATCGACCCCGAAGACGCGATCGCCACGTCGGGTGGAAGCGAGGCGTTACACCTCGTTCTCGAGGCCCACGTCGATCCGGGACAGGAGGTGATATTTCCCGATCCAGGGTTCGTCTCCTACGACGCGCTGACGAGAATTGCCGACGGTACGCCGAAGCCGGTGTCGCTCCGGGAGGATCTCACGCTAGATCCGGCGGCGGTCGAAGCGGCGATCACGGACGAAACCGCCGTCTTCGTGGTCAACAGTCCCGCGAACCCGACGGGCGCGGTCCAGAGCGAGGCGGACATGCGGGAATTCGCCCGCATCGCGGACGAGTACGACGTACTCTGTCTCTCCGATGAGGTCTACGAACACATCGTCTTCGAGGGCGACCACCGCTCCCCGCTCGAGTTCTCCCGAACCGACAACGTGGTCGTCGTCAGCGCCTGCTCGAAGACCTACTCGATGACCGGCTGGCGACTCGGCTGGGTCGTCGGCTCCACCCGTCGAATCGAACGCATGCTTCGGGTCCACCAGTACGCTCAAGCGTGTGCCTCCGCACCCGCACAGTACGCCGCCGAAGCGGCGCTCACTGGACCGCAAGAGCCGGTCGACGAGATGGTCGCCGCCTTCGAGCGTCGGCGCGATGTCGTTCTCGACGGACTCGAGGACGCCGGACTCGAGGTGCCGACGCCACAGGGTGCGTTCTACGTCATGCCGAAGGTTCCGGAGGGATGGTGTGAGGAGGTACTCGACCGCGACGTGATCGTCGTCCCCGGAGACGCCTTCGGAGCCAACGGCGAGGGATACGCCCGAATCTCGTACGCGACCGGTATCGCGGAGCTGAAAGGCGCACTCGAGATCATCGACGACGCGACAGCAGCTGTCAAGTAAGACACCCGGTTCCTGGATACACATTCTTATCCCCAACCGTGCCGTGATCTCCGAACGAGATGCGAGCTGTCCACCTACACGAACAAGGCGATCCTGACGTACTGCAGGTCGAAAATATCGATCGACCGGAGCCGGCAGACGACGAGATCCTGGTCGAGGTGGCTGCCGCGGGCGTCAACCCCGTCGACACCTACTTCCGAGACGGTTCTTACGAACCCGCTGAGGTTCCCTTTACACCTGGCGTCGACCTCGCCGGTGTCGTCGCGGAAACCGGAGAGAGCGTAACGGAGTTCGACGACGGCGATCGAGTCTACGGAACCGGTATCGGAAACGGAACCTTTCAGGGAGCGTACGCCGAGTACGCGACGGTTCCGGTCGATCGTGTCGTCTCACTCCCCGACGGAGTCGACCTCGTCGATGCGGGTGCGGCCGGCGTCGCAGCCGTTACCGCCTGGCGTGCACTCATCGACCACGGCGACCTCGAGCCGGCCGAGTACTGTCTCGTCCACGGCGGTTCGGGAGGCGTCGGCCACGCCGCCGTCCAGATCGGTGCCGCGGTCAGCGCTCGAGTCATCACGACGGCTGCACCGGAGTACCACGACGAGCTTCGGAACCTCGGCGCAACGGCGGTCCTCGATTACGTGCGCGACGATCTCGAGGACGCGGTTCTCGAGGCGAGCGACGGCGGCGTCGACGTAATCCTCGACCATCGTCTCGACGACTACCTGCAGTTCGATGCGGACGTCGCCGCCAAGAACGCTCGCGTCGTCGGCATCGGTGAGAACAGTCCGGACCCGGCGTTTTCGAACGACGGGACCGCTCGCTCGAAGGACGTTACCTACACATTTATGAGCATGTTCAACGCGCCCGATCTGCGCGTGCCGCTCCGTGGGACCGCCCACCTCATGGACGCCGGTGAGCTGTCGATCGAACTGGCCCGACGCTACGACCTGGACGAAGCCGGGGAGGCACAGCGAGCGGTGATGGAAGACAGCGTCTTTGGAAAACTAGTTATCGAGCCCTGAGATGGACGAGAGCCACGACTGTTCGTTCCTGGGAGAAGTCGGCCTCGAGGACGACCAGTACTCGTTCGCGGCGGGCCGACGCGACTCATACGGTTTACTGTAAATCATTGCCGACGCACCCGCCGCCCGGGTCGCGGGTGCGCCGGTAAATCGTTACAGTAATCCGTATCACACGCCGCCGACTTCGGAACGGAACACCGCGGAGACGGCGTCAGACCGGATGCGGTGGTCTGGCCCGAATCCGCCGGCGACGTCTCCGCCGTCCTCTCGGCGGCGACCGACCACCGCGTTCCGGTCACCCCGTATGCGGCCGGGACGGGGCTGGAAGGCAGTGCAGTCCCGAGATACGGGGGTATCAGTCTGGATCTCACCCGGATGGATGCGATCTTCGACTATCGCCCGGACGATTTCCAGATCGACGTCGGACCCGGACTCATCGGGAAAGCCGTCGACGAGTACGTCGCTGCCGATGGACTGTTCTTTCCGCTGCTGCCATCGTCGGGCGATATCTCGACGATCGGTGGTATGATCGCGACCGATGCGAGTGGCATGCAAACCGTCAGGTACGGCGAGGTTGCTGACTGGGTGATCGGACTCGAGGACCGAAGCCCTGGCAAGGACGGTGGGCGGTAGCGATCAAAAGCAACTCGGGTCGCACTCCGAGCCGTCCCGCCACGTCGCACCATCGAAGTTCACGTCGGAAATCGTCGCCCCGCTCAAGTTCGCGTTTTCGAGCGTTGCATCTCTCAGATCGGCACCGGTTAGATCGGCGGTCGTGAGGTCCGAGTTCGAGAGATCCGCACCCGAGAGCGTCGTTTGGGAGAGATCCGCACCCGAGAGATCGGTCCCGGAGAAATCGGTGTTCGAGAGATCTTCGCCGGAGAGATCGATCTCCGGAAGCGCCACACCGCTCGCGATCGTCCCGGTCAGAGTGACGTTTTCGATGGTTGCGTCCTCGAGTATCGTCCCGGAGAGATCGGCTCCGCTGAGGTCCGTCCCGGTGAGAAGCGCCTCGGAGAGGTCGACGCCGGAGAGTTCGGCGTCCGACAGGTCCGCATCCGAAAGGTCCGACGACGAGAGAGTTCCGTCAGCGAGGATGACTCCGGAGAGGTCGTCGTTCGAGAAGTCTCGACCGGGAAGGTCGGCCCCCGAAAAATCGGTTCCCGAAAGCTCCGCTGCGGCGAGTTCGCTGACCAGAATGTCCGCGTCCCTGATATCCGCATCAGAGAGATCCGCACCCGAGAGATCCGCGAGGAAGAAGTTCGCTTCCCTGAGATTCGCGCCGGAGAGATCCGCGTCCGAGAGGTCGGCTTCGGTAAAGTCCGCACCGCGGAGTTCACACCCGCTCAGGTCAGCGCCAGCGAGATCGGCTTCCGGCTCGATCGTGTAGCCGTTACACGCTCTCGTTTCACGGTCCCCGCGTGCCAGACAGCCTGCGAGCCCTGTGATCGCTCCGGCCGTCCCGATCGCACCGAGACGCTCGAGTAGCTTTCGTCTGGACGCACACGCTTTCGAATTCGGACTGAAGCGATCGAATTGCATGATCTGGAGGGCAGTGGTCGACTCCCACTTCGATGTGAATACTGAAGCCATCTCCCAAATCAGTTGCGGTCGACGATACGGACGAGCCCGACGATCGGAATCCGTGACAGCCGTTCCGTAGCGAGTAACGTTTCCGTTTCGTGGAAAATATCGCGATTAACCCGTGTCAGACTCGTGGTGAGTCTCGGGGATGGGATATATACATCAGCTCGTCATCACACTGCGTATGTCCCTGGTTCGACATGGCTCGGGCCTCGAGGCGAACGTACGGGCGTTCTGGTCCCAGGTCCACCCCGTTTTTATGCTGCCCCCACTTGCCGCGTCGCTGTTCGGGGCGCTCCTCGCAACCACTATCGATCCGACGCTCGCCGCTGTTCACGTCACCGCGATGTTCGCCGCGGTCTATACGGCACACGTCAAGGACGGATACGTCGACTTCCACGTCAGGGACGAAGACGACGATCATCCGCTCACGGTGGGCGGGTGTCGGATCGGGATCGCAGCTTCGACGACGATCTTCGTCGGCTGTTGTCTCCTCCTCGTCGTTCTCGCAAACCCGTTGGCAGTTGGACTCACCGTTCCGACGTGGCTGATCGCGTTCTTTCACGCCCCCCAGCTCGATACCAACCCGCTCACTGCGACGACGGGATACCCGATCGGAATCGCGCTCGCGATTCTCGGCGGCTACGCGACTCAGACCGGGACGCTTTCGGCGGTCGTGGTCGGATTCGCCCTCGTCTTTCTGTTCTTGCTTTCCGGGATCAAGGTGATCGACGACGCCCAGGATTACGAGTACGATCGCTCGATAGCCAAACGGACCGTCGCCGTCGTTGTCGGCCCCCGTCGAGCCTACTCCATCGCGTACGGGCTGATACTGACTGCGCTGTTCGGCGTCGCTGCACTGGCCGTTGTCCGCGTGTTCCCCCCGGGTGCGGTCCTCGCCGCGCTCGCGTTTGCCGCAGTTGCCGTCGTTGCCCGCCAAGCCGATCCGGAGATCGCAACCATGTTGCTCATTCGCGGTTCGTACGTCTTTCTGGCGGTGCTCGTCGCGGCCGTCTGGTTCGAGCCGCTTGCGGCGCTCGGATGAATCGCTCGAGCTGTCCGCTCACGTTCAAAAGACGCCAAGTAGCCAGAGCAGCCACGACGCCAGGCTCGTGAGACCGAACGCGGCGAACAACAGGCCGAACCATCGTCTGGTCATCATCGTCGTCAGTCTGTATCCGCTGTAGGCCGCGAGGATTCCGACGATCGGAATCACGACCGAAACGGCCGCCGAAATGATCGCGCTCCACAGGTGGATCACGTTCTCTTCGCGGACGTACTCGATGTCATCCATCAGCGTCGGTGTCGGTTCGCTCATCTCTTACCTTGGCGTAAGTAGTCGACCACAATAAACTGACCGGTCAGTCAGCTTCGATCTGTGCCATCCCCTGAGTTACAGCGTTCGAGGCCGCTTTCGGATTGGCCTGCGTCGTCGACGATCGTTCGCTCGAGTAGTTGGTCGTCGCTCTCGAGACCGGGCCCGCAGCCATCTCGACCCTGCGTACGGTACACGTTCACAAAGGAATGCCGTGGCGGTTCGCCCGGTGATTACTGCTATGTATGAAACAGGATGGAAAATATTAAGCGTCGGTATAGCCTAGCCGGACCTACGATGACTGAGTACGTTTCGACCACACCGGGGCTCTTTCCGCTCCCCGACTGGGCGAAAGACGACCTTTCGGATCTCAAGGGCCACCAGAAACACGACCTCATCACTGGGGACGAAGACGACGCGATCACGGCCGTCTACGAGGACGCCCGCGAGGAGGTACTCGACCGACAACGGGAGGCCGGCCTCGATCGAATCGCTGAGGGACAGCTTCGCTGGGACGACATGCTCGCCCACCCGCTCGCCGTCCACGATTCCGTCGAGACGGAGGGAATCGTCCGCTACTACGACAACAACAACTTCTATCGGGACCCGGTCGTTACCGGCGATCTCACGTTCTCCGGCGACGTCGCCTCGGAGCTCGAGACGACCGCCGAGTTGACGGACGGAGACGCTTTGCAGGCGGTTCTTCCGGGGCCCTACTCCCTTTCGGATCTGGCCACCGACGAGCACTACGGCGACGAAGCCGAGTTTCTCGGTGCCGTGGCCGACTTCCTCGCGGGCGAGGTCGATGCGTTCCCCGACGTCGAGACGCTGTTCTTGCTCGAGCCATCGCTCGTCGAGAACGCCCCCGACGACGGTCAGGACGAACGGGCCAGTGAGGCGATCGATCGGGTCGCAAACGCGACCGACGCCGACGTCGTCGTCCAGCCCTACTGGGGCGCACTCTCGGAGAAGGCGTACGCCCACCTGCTCGATGCCGATATCGACGCGGTCGGTTTCGACTTCGTTGCCGACCAGGACGACAACGTCTACAACATCCAGGAGTACGGCGCGACGGACGACGTCTCGCTCGGTCTCGCTGATGGACAGAGCACGCTCGTCGAGGATCCCGAAGCGATCCGGGACCGCGTCGACTGGGTCTTCGATCAGATTCCAGTTTCCGAGTTCGAGACGGTGTACCTGACGACGAACACGGAGACGTTCTACCTACCCTACGCGAAGTTCGAGGAGAAACTCGCCGTCCTCGCAGAAGCCGCGGAGCTCGCGGAGGTGAAAGCAGCATGACCACGAACGAGAACAAAGACCAGTTCCGACCGGACGATCACGAGAACGATCACTTCCTGCTGACGACCGTCGTCGGCAGCTATCCGAAGCCGAAGTGGCTCAACCGCGCAAAAGAGCTCTACCAGGACCCCGATCACGACTTCGACGATGACGACTATCAGGAAGCCAAAGACGACGCGGCTCGCCTGATCACGAACGAACACGAACGCGCCGGCCTGGACGTCGTCGTCGACGGAGAGATGCGGCGCAACGAGATGGTCGAGTTCTTCGCCCACCGAATCGAGGGCTACGAGTTCAACGGCCCGGTCAAAGTCTGGGGACACAACTACTTCGACAAACCGAGCGTCGTCAGCGACGTCGAGTACGACGAAAGCTGGCTCGTCGACGAGTACGAGTTCACCGCCGCCGCGACCGATCGCCCGGTCAAGGTGCCCATCACGGGACCGTACACGCTCGCGAGCTGGTCGTTCAACGAAGCCTACGAGGACGATGCCGAACTCGCATACGACCTCGCGGACCTCGTCAACGAGGAGATCGAAAAGCTCGTCGAGGCCGGCGCTCGCTACATCCAGATCGACGAACCCGCGCTCGCGACCACGCCGGACGATCACGCCATCGTCGGCGAAGCGCTCGAGCACATCGTCGCGGACATCCCCGAGGACGTCAGGATCGGCCTCCACGTTTGTTACGGCGACTACTCCCGGATCTACCCCGAGATACTCGAGTTCCCCGTCGACGAGTTCGATCTCGAACTCGCCAACGGCGACTACGACCAGCTCGACGTCTTCAAAGACCCCGAGTTCACGAAAGACCTCGCGCTCGGCGTCACCGACGTCCACGTCGGCGAGGCCGAATCGGTCGAGCAGATCGAGCGAAACATCCTGAAAGGACTCGAGGTCGTCCCGCCGGAACAGCTGGTTCTCTCGCCGGACTGTGGCGTCAAGCTCCTGGACCGCGAGGTCGCCTACGGCAAGATGGCGAACATGGTCGAGGCCGCCCGCAACGTCGAGGCGAAACTCGACGCCGGCGAAATCGACGTCGAGCGCGGTGCGCCGACGCCGGCCGACGACTGATCCCGACACGATCGAGTCGACGAGAGGACCAGGCTCGAATCGGAGAGGACGCGACTCGAGTTAACGAAAGAGTGCGACTCGAGCCGGCGGGAAAATACCAGAGCACGCGACGTCGCGATCGCGAGCCCCGACACGACGCGACCGATCACGGGAACCTGAGAGATGAGCAACGATATCCTCGTCGCCGGCGAAGCGCTCGTCGACTTCATTCCCGTTCGGCCCGGACCGATCTCGGCGGTCGAGGGCTTTCGTCGTCGGGCCGGCGGTGCGCCGGCGAACGTCGCCGTCGGACTCGACGCACTCGCGGAGATAGTCGTTCATTGGCCGTGAATATTCGTTCCCGGACCGATCTCGGCGGTGTCGGCCGGGACTCAAGGGATTCGACGAGTCGTTTCGTTCCTCACGTACCTTTTCGACCGCGGTGGCGTGCGCTGTTGAGGGGGCGAGTGACGACGAGACGGCTCCACGAGCGTACACGAAATCTTCAAGAATCCGTGAGCAGACAGCGCTGTGTGCCGGCAAGGAGAAACCTAACTGGAAAGACACGATTACTTTCAACTGTAATGATAGTACAATTCTCCCGCCGAACCTCTCCGAAAGGCCAGTCCCGGCGTACGACTCGTTCGATGTGACGCGAGGGTAGTCAGTCGGTGTAGACGGTCAGTGACGGAAAGTATGTCTCGAAGAATCCACCGTGGAAATTGACCAACGCGTCCGCGTCTACGGTTCCATGTCCACCGATGAGGTAATCCGCGGCGATATGCTGACGCTGTGTGAGACTTTCATCACACACTTCACAGAAGATTGTCTATTTCACCCCACACATTGGGCACAGAAGCCAATCCGTCCGTCGAGTCGTGTCCTGCTGGAAGCGTTCCTCGCTCGAAACAACGCCGCTCGTGATGGTTCGATGAGTTGAGCAGTGAGATTTTCGAGAAATTAATTGATTCCGACACAGTAACGAAACTCAGTGTATACACAATAGTTCTTAACAGAATGATTATATATTTAACGTTAACTAAAGTGTTAATTTCCAAAACTGAAGAGGGGAAGGTAAATTGGAAGCAGTATGATCAGCAGGCAGAGGGTAAAAATATATCATGTCCAATTGTAATTGCGATTCACTCAGTTGTTGGTAACACCCGACGGGCACTGTCTAGTTCAGGACCTCCTCAGCTGGCGTTCGGCCATTGAGCGCTTGATTCGGTCGATCGTGGTTATAGTGGTGTCTGAAGCGTCTGAGCCAGCGTCTTGCGCTGGCCGGACTGCCCCGCCAGAAGGAGTGAAAGCGGTCGATCCGCATTGAGACGGTCTGAAACCACTTTTCGACGTGGTTTCGGTCGCTGTAGTTGGGGTGACCGCTCAATTCGTGGCGCGCGAGGGCAGTCAGATAGCCGCCAGCATCGACGAGAAACTCTGTCTCGTCGAGATCGTATTTCTCGGTGAGCCGATGCAGGAACGCCGCCGCGGGGTCAGTCCCGCGGCGTTGACAAGACGCTACGCGTCTCGTTCGCACACCAGAACGCTCGCGTTCTGGGGACGGCTGAAGACGTCGATTTCGAGCAGTAGCTTCGATTCCGTGTCGATCGCGGCGTACAGCCACTTTTTCTCACCGTTAACCTCGATCTGTTTCTCATCGACCGCGACCCGCGACGGCGTCGCCGTCGGCGGGTCGCTCTGGGCCTCCGACAGCTTGTGCGTCCAGTTCCAGATTGCACCGTGAGAACGCTCAATACCGAGTAATTCGAGGACCGCGACGACTTCTCGAACCGACAATCCCATCGAATGCAGGCGCACCCCGAACACCCTGACGGGTGTCGGGTGCGCTCGTTCTCCCAAACCTCACCACAATCCACGTTCAAGGTTTCTCTGAGCAGGTCGGCGAGTTGCATGAGCACTTCTCGCCACCACCTGCTCGCTTCTCAAACCCTCATCTACACAGTGCCGGGCAATTTAATTTATAAATATATTATGAATACTTAATAGAATTAAGAATATATTAAGAGTGTATTTATCGGCATATTCAATACGTAGCAACTCTCCTTTCGGCGATTGTTCGTGGGAGACAGCACCGAAAGGAAATGGGTGTGATGCCGAGTGGCAGGCCTCAACAACAGATACTCGGACCAAACTCCGTACGCTCTACCCTGCCTCAAATAACGTTTGAACTAGACAACTTCCGATACACCACTAAACAACATAGATCAATATAGAAAAATTTATATAATAGAGAGTAGAATATAGTAATATGGCCGAGACTCGAATGAAAACTCATAAAATTGGATTGATTTTAATTTCCATATTAGGTTTATCATTCGTCGTTCTCAACCCTGGTGTTACTGTAATCATGCTAACTATATTGCTCCTCATAAATTTATACGCCATCAGTTTAGCAATTGGTATTTTGGATGAGATTAAAGATTTGCAATAGGACAGGATATAACTGAAGCATGTGCAAATAAGCTATTTCGGACGTTCTTGTGAAGAACATTGTTGCTGAGTCAGAGAACCGTTCAATCATTTTGAATGATATGACCGTGGTGAATCGCCATACGCCGTTGGATTTGCCTAGCTCACGGCACGTTTGATGTTGTAGACAGCACACATCAGAACGATTTCACGGAATTCACGATACCCAGCTTCGCGCACGCACGTCGTCGCCGAGCGTGCGCTTGATCACCGAGAAGACGGTCTCAGATAACGCTCTCGGCGCCGGCCCGCACACGGTGTTCGCGACGCGAGGGTCGGACGGTTCGATCGCGGTCGCGGCGGAAGAATCGCCGTGGTCCGTGGCGGAGGCCGTCCAGACAGGAGCGATCTCGAGTCGATGCTCGAGTGAACGCCATCCGCATTGTCACTCGCCAAACTGTCGCTCGAACCGACGGAAGGAACCACTTAGTCGATGGCTGGTGTAGCCCGGTCCATGGAGATCGGTGTTCACACGCCACCGCTCGCGGACGAATCGCTCGAGGGCGCGCTCGCGTACCTCTCGGAATTCGGCGTCGACGCGATCGAACCGGGCGTCGGTGGCCACCCCGGCGACGACCACCTCGTTCGCCGGGAGTACCTGGACGACG is part of the Natrarchaeobius halalkaliphilus genome and harbors:
- a CDS encoding DUF6517 family protein; this encodes MPFARRSILAAGATGTLAVTAGCLDFVLGDGPLEFEAGRVAPSESALSETGYNEAEVDEETIEETVEVGGLEREVRATLWLSTYTKTRTIEGIEHDANSFVAVSVPGMEVMGRSFNPLEDMSNEELLEEFVGQANVDVDDIQHKDSFSLETLGEGRDVDRFTGETREGGETIAVELALTSFRHNDDSIVLLGTHPELLAEESANVELLMESAEHPV
- a CDS encoding pyridoxal phosphate-dependent aminotransferase, translated to MTEFSHRVEQVSISGIRKVFEAAGEDAINLGIGQPDFPTPEHACQGAIDAIENGRTDAYTSNKGTHSLREAIATKYDREYGLEIDPEDAIATSGGSEALHLVLEAHVDPGQEVIFPDPGFVSYDALTRIADGTPKPVSLREDLTLDPAAVEAAITDETAVFVVNSPANPTGAVQSEADMREFARIADEYDVLCLSDEVYEHIVFEGDHRSPLEFSRTDNVVVVSACSKTYSMTGWRLGWVVGSTRRIERMLRVHQYAQACASAPAQYAAEAALTGPQEPVDEMVAAFERRRDVVLDGLEDAGLEVPTPQGAFYVMPKVPEGWCEEVLDRDVIVVPGDAFGANGEGYARISYATGIAELKGALEIIDDATAAVK
- a CDS encoding NADPH:quinone reductase, whose protein sequence is MRAVHLHEQGDPDVLQVENIDRPEPADDEILVEVAAAGVNPVDTYFRDGSYEPAEVPFTPGVDLAGVVAETGESVTEFDDGDRVYGTGIGNGTFQGAYAEYATVPVDRVVSLPDGVDLVDAGAAGVAAVTAWRALIDHGDLEPAEYCLVHGGSGGVGHAAVQIGAAVSARVITTAAPEYHDELRNLGATAVLDYVRDDLEDAVLEASDGGVDVILDHRLDDYLQFDADVAAKNARVVGIGENSPDPAFSNDGTARSKDVTYTFMSMFNAPDLRVPLRGTAHLMDAGELSIELARRYDLDEAGEAQRAVMEDSVFGKLVIEP
- a CDS encoding pentapeptide repeat-containing protein, with amino-acid sequence MQFDRFSPNSKACASRRKLLERLGAIGTAGAITGLAGCLARGDRETRACNGYTIEPEADLAGADLSGCELRGADFTEADLSDADLSGANLREANFFLADLSGADLSDADIRDADILVSELAAAELSGTDFSGADLPGRDFSNDDLSGVILADGTLSSSDLSDADLSDAELSGVDLSEALLTGTDLSGADLSGTILEDATIENVTLTGTIASGVALPEIDLSGEDLSNTDFSGTDLSGADLSQTTLSGADLSNSDLTTADLTGADLRDATLENANLSGATISDVNFDGATWRDGSECDPSCF
- a CDS encoding UbiA family prenyltransferase, which translates into the protein MSLVRHGSGLEANVRAFWSQVHPVFMLPPLAASLFGALLATTIDPTLAAVHVTAMFAAVYTAHVKDGYVDFHVRDEDDDHPLTVGGCRIGIAASTTIFVGCCLLLVVLANPLAVGLTVPTWLIAFFHAPQLDTNPLTATTGYPIGIALAILGGYATQTGTLSAVVVGFALVFLFLLSGIKVIDDAQDYEYDRSIAKRTVAVVVGPRRAYSIAYGLILTALFGVAALAVVRVFPPGAVLAALAFAAVAVVARQADPEIATMLLIRGSYVFLAVLVAAVWFEPLAALG
- a CDS encoding 5-methyltetrahydropteroyltriglutamate--homocysteine methyltransferase → MTEYVSTTPGLFPLPDWAKDDLSDLKGHQKHDLITGDEDDAITAVYEDAREEVLDRQREAGLDRIAEGQLRWDDMLAHPLAVHDSVETEGIVRYYDNNNFYRDPVVTGDLTFSGDVASELETTAELTDGDALQAVLPGPYSLSDLATDEHYGDEAEFLGAVADFLAGEVDAFPDVETLFLLEPSLVENAPDDGQDERASEAIDRVANATDADVVVQPYWGALSEKAYAHLLDADIDAVGFDFVADQDDNVYNIQEYGATDDVSLGLADGQSTLVEDPEAIRDRVDWVFDQIPVSEFETVYLTTNTETFYLPYAKFEEKLAVLAEAAELAEVKAA
- a CDS encoding methionine synthase: MTTNENKDQFRPDDHENDHFLLTTVVGSYPKPKWLNRAKELYQDPDHDFDDDDYQEAKDDAARLITNEHERAGLDVVVDGEMRRNEMVEFFAHRIEGYEFNGPVKVWGHNYFDKPSVVSDVEYDESWLVDEYEFTAAATDRPVKVPITGPYTLASWSFNEAYEDDAELAYDLADLVNEEIEKLVEAGARYIQIDEPALATTPDDHAIVGEALEHIVADIPEDVRIGLHVCYGDYSRIYPEILEFPVDEFDLELANGDYDQLDVFKDPEFTKDLALGVTDVHVGEAESVEQIERNILKGLEVVPPEQLVLSPDCGVKLLDREVAYGKMANMVEAARNVEAKLDAGEIDVERGAPTPADD